The genomic window atttctcttaggtatagACCCAAGAGTGCAGTTGCTGGGTCAcgtggtaactctatgtttaacattttgagaaactactaacttgttttccaaagtagctgcaccattttacatttccacaagCAATGAATGAcagttccaatttttccacatccttgcccatactttctatctctttttgagtatagtcatcctacttggtgtgaaataatatctttttattatcaaaaattttcaaacagactcaaaagtagagaaaatagtataatgaattCTCATGTATCCATCATCTagtttcaacaattatcaacatttttaagatcttaagaaactttttaaaaaccgcTACATCAAGGTATAGTTGGCATATAATAAACTGTATGCATTTAAAGTATATCATTTAATAGGTTTAGACAGATGTATATGTCCAtgaaatgatcaccacaatcaaggtcgTGAGCATACCCCTCACCCCAAAAAATGTCTCTTTAtaatccctccctcccacctcttcccTGCCTCATCCCCAAGCAACCACTGTTactgtagattagtttgcattttttagaattttgcgtaaatggaatcatatagtatgtgctcTTTTGTCAGGCAGCTTTTACTAATACTACTCtgaatagtaaaaaataattataattatttgtaattattatgagattcacccatgttctTGTATGTATCAGTATAGATCATTCCTTTGTATCACTGATGGtatttattccattgtatggctataccactGTTTGATTTAATCCATTCACCTGTCGATTGACatttgggtttctttcttttatgggGCTATCACAAATAAAACTACTGTGAACATTCACGTATAAGTAAGTCTTTGTATAgacatatacagtcatgcatcacttaacaggAATACATTCCAAGAAAcacatcattaggcaattttgtcattgtgcaaacatcacaggatgtacttacacaaacctaaacaGTATAGCtgctatacacctaggctatatggtacagcctattactcctaggctacaaacctgtactaCGGCATGTTACTGTATTAAATACTATAGGCAGTTGAAACacatgataagtatttgtgtatctaaacctatctaaacagaaaaggaacagcaaaaatactgatgaaagataaaaaatggtacgcCTGTATAGGGCACTTTTCAATGAATGGAGCTTGCggaactggaagttgctctgggtgagtcagtgagcgAGTGGTGAGGGAATAcgaaggcctaggacattgctAAGCACTATTGttgactttataaacactgttcAAGTACATTTAttctacactaaatttatttttttaatttttctttctttaataataaagtaACCTTACCCTACAGTaactttttactttgtaaactttttaatttttaactttttgactctttggTAATGtcacttagcttaaaacaacacattgtacagctgtacaaaaatatttcctttctttatatccttatatTATCagcttttttttacttcaaaaaaatttttttttactttttaagcttttttgttaaaagctaagacacaaacacaaacattagcctaggcctacacagagaCAGGATCATTAATATCACCGTCTTCTACCTTCACATCTTGTCCTTGGAAGGCCTTCAGGGGCAATAAAGTGTGTGGAGCTATCATCTCCTAGGATAACAATGCCTTCTAGAATAACTAATGAAGGACCTGCTGTTtaacagttaactttttttttataagttgaagaagtatactctaaaatagtaaaaaataagcaaaccagtaacatagtcatttgtTATCATCTTCAAGTCTTGTGTATTATACAtagtatgtgctatacttttatacaactggcagtgcagtaggtttgtttacaccagcatcatcacaaacacatgagtaatgcacTGCACTAAAACGTTACTATGACCTcattaggcaataggaatttttcagctccattatgaGACTACTGTCATATATTcagtccattgttgaccaaaacatcattatgcaatGCATGACTATATCCCCTTTTCTTTTGTCTAAATACCCAGGAGTAGTATaactagatcatatggtaggtgtatgtttaacttcttacaaaattgccaaactgttttccaagtggttgtaccattttacgttCCTACCATTTGtttcatatcctcaccaacactagTATTATagtcttttaattttagtcattctagtgaatgcatggtggtatctcattgtggttttaattcccattttctttttttttttttttttggcttaaacgatagacatttatttctcatagttctcaaggctgggaagtctgagatcagggtgttaGGCATGAttggattctggtgagggctatCTTCCTGGCTTATAGATAGAcaacttcttgctgtgtcctcacatggtagaaagagAGAGTGAAAGTGTGTTTATGAGTGTGAGGGGGAGCCACATTTTCTTGATaactaatgattttaaacatttttttcatgtgcttattggccatttttatatattctgggttttgttttttacttttcttgagacagagtctcattctgtcaccctggctagagtgtggtggtgttatcatagctcagaAGTGTCggttaaaatattttacccataTTTAAGCAAGTATTTATcttatttgttgttattattctgGTCAGaattttttatactatttaaGTTGAATAGAGCTAATTTTTCTAACTCGCCCAATTAGgcttcatttagatttttttaatctcaaatttctaggaaaaaaatagctGATCATTAGTGAGACTCTAGAATGGTATGTCAGGCTTATTTGTTTCTGTTAAAGGAAGAAATGTCCTCCTAATTTTTGGAGATAAAATATATCACCAAAAATATCTAGGGCATTATCATCTCATAGTAAGTACGTTTTCTGCTATGTTTGTACTTATGCAGGATTTGAgatgggggaaagaaagagaaccaGGAACAGGGCTGCCCATCCCCACGAAAAAGAATCAAACAAGCAAACGAAAACTTTAGTCTATCTACTCTTGGATTTCTTCTGAAACATTTCTCTACATCAGTCCTGTCTCCTCTCAGCTTTCACCTCTATTACTTCCCTTAACCCTCTGACCAGTACTTTAAGAGAACAAACTAGAAGGCATTCTAGAATGCTTTTTTCACCAATCAGAAGTAGTGAAATGAAATCTAAGCCCTACACAGAAGATACAGAACTCTGTTCCCTCATCTTCCCTCAGGAAGTTTTCATCTGATAGCTGAGTTCCTAATTTCCAACATTCCCAAACCATTTTACAAACATCCTTATATTATTAAGCCTTATAGTACTGTAGTCAGGTgagtatgtgtgtttattttattttgcttgagtaaattgaaaattttagaaatccAATTACTTCTCTATTGTTCTTTTACTTCTCTTAGAAAACAATATTCAGGAAACTGATTAATCAGAAGtttagaaattatctgaacaTTCAGATCAGGCCACCTACCACAGATGTGTGGTTCTTATGTACATATCCCTACGTGTCTTACACACTCAAGCCCTGCGACGGCATCCAATATATCACCTCCTTTCTGCCCTCTTTCTCCCACTTCTCAGACAGGTAGTTACTTGTGAATGGCCTGGGTGGTATGTAACCATCCTGATACTACTTTTCGGCATATAATGTCAGGCTATTTAACTTTTATGCTGAAGTACCTTTTAATTTGagcttctttgttttttgaagttCTTTTCAAGACCAAAGGGAATATTGAGAACAAAATAATCTAGTAAGAATTTTCTCCCATCTTTTTTGCAGAGAATCCCTTTTTGTCAACCTAATGAAGCCAAAGAAGACATATGACTCTTTTCAAGATGAACTTGAAGATTATATTAAAGTACAGAAAGCCAGAGGCTTAGAGCCAAAGACTTGTTTCAGAAAGATGAGAGAGGACTGTTTGGAAACCTATGGGTACaaagaagaagttgattccagacCCATGTACAGAATGCTTGATCAAAGACTCCCATCTGAAACCGTCCAGACCTACCCaagatcatgcaatatttcacCAACAATGGAAAATCGGTTACCGCAGTGGTTACCAGCTCATGACAGCAGGCTGAGACTAGACTCTCTGAGCTACTGTCAATTCACCAGGGACTATTTCTCAGAACAACGAGTACCCCTGAACTTTAGTCAGCAAGAATATAATTGTGGCTCATACAGTGTAGAATCTGGAGTTCATAAGCACCTCTCCTCAGGTAACAGTACCAGTGCTTATCAAGCCAGTCATACACAGATTCATCAGAAGAGGAAAAGGCacccagaggaaggcagagaaaaacCAAAGGAGGAACAGCCCAAGCATAAGAGGAAAAGAAGTTGTGAGGAAATTGATTTAGACAAACACAAAAGCatccaaagaaaggaaacagaggtGGGAAAAGAAACTGTACAGGTCAGTACAGAAAAGCTTAAAAATCGAAAGGAGAAAAAAAGCCGAGATGTAGCCTCTAAGAAAGAGGAACGTAAGcgtagaaaagagaaaaaggaacaaggCAAAGAAAGGACAGAGGAGGAAATGCTTTGGGACCAGTCTATCCTTGGATTTTGAAGCTTTTTAGTTGGTTCTCCCAaagttaaattgaaaaaatagttGAGGAGCTTGGTTTTATGATGTTTGTGTTTATATCACTTTTCTTATGTGAACAGGAACTTTAACTTATAACAAAGGCCAAATGAACAGAAAGTATTTAGTATGCTTAAACTCTCCAACACAGAAAttacttttcctcattttctaaaAGCATTATTACACTTTTCTTACATATAATGTAATTTCCCTTAATGAGAGTGGTTCTGCTTTTATTCATCAAATTGCTTTGATGGCAGGATTTATTTTCCCTTGAgaggttatttattttaaactggaGGATTAATAGACTTTGCAGAATCTATTTCTTGATTGGGTTTGTTATAGTTTTGAACTGGGTATTTTTATGTTCATTGGTTTTCTCTatgaagcaatttatttttttcctttgttagatCTAACTTGCAGTGTATTTTCTAGGTTGGGAGGtggaaaatgaaatacattataataataagcttaggttacatatagttttaaaagtttcaaagaaTCTTGATACAAAATCAGTTTATATTCtggaaatgtttataataaagtattCTAATTTCTCCATGTTTTTCTGTGTCAATATTCTGTCCCCATTCAACAATCATTTTCTCTTGGGAGGGGAAGAGCAATAACCGGGTAGTTTGTACTTAAGAGGCAAGATCTTTTGGGAAGGTCACACTTTAAAGTTGTAAAAATTCCTGATCTATTATACCTTTCTTATTCATATGTGAACCCAGTTCTTAAGGTAGAGATCTGACTGACCACAATTTTTTCAAATGGTTGAAACTGAAGGGGATTATTTTCATTCTAATAATCCCCTTTTTTTATGATAAGCATTTTAAGTATTTGAGCATCACTGTTTTGTTACAGAAAGAGTAATGGTCTGGGAATCTGAATCTCACAATTTAGTCTCAACTGTGCCATCACATTCTtatgtgactttggggaagtcaCTTAACTTCATTATCCTCATTATCAAATATGACTAGGAAGACTGACCTCTAAACACACTTTGGATAACTAAAAGATTCTGTGATATGAAAATTATCTGCATTCTACAATGTTGTGCCATTACATGTCTATTATAAGGTTAActttgctaaaattatttttaccacaataggaaaacagaaatggaaattcaCAAACCAAAGTTATCTGCCCTTcccattttttattctaaaatacaaCTTTTAGCTTGGAAAGATAAACACttgataaaaatcattattaCTTTAAGCTTTTATTAGCATGCCCATGCTCTGACTCTTCCCATGTGTGATTactaattttatatgtcaacttgactaggttaagggatgcccagatagctagtaaaacattatttctgggtgtgtctgcaaAGTTGTTTCCggagagattagcatttgaatttgtGAACTGAGTAAAGCACATGGCCTTCCTCAATGTTAGTGAGCATTATCCAACCTGTTGagggcccaaatagaacaaaaaggcagaaggaCAAATTTGCTGTCTCTTTTTTTGCTGAGACGTCCATCTTCTCCTTCCCTTGGACATTTgtgctcctggttcttgggccttcgCATTTGAACCAGGACTTAAACCTATCAGCCCCACCCCTACTCCTCTCAACCcccagttctcaggccttcagactagTCTGAATTACACCACAGACTTCCCTcattctccagcttgcagacaccAGATTGTGCCTCCATAATCATTTCATGTGAGCCAATCCccgttacacacacacacacacacacacacacacacttctgtttctctggagaactctaatagGTTAGATGGTGACTTTCTAGAAAGGGAAGAGGTGACCATTAGAATCCACCATGGAATcaccaagaatagaaaaattatactattccatttccttgattatttcatcttatcaaaaaagaaataaacttagtGATATATTTGCCTATAGGCAAGAGATGTCATAGTTTTTCTTAAGATTTGGACAAAATTATAAATAGGGGCTAAAGAATAATATGATTAGATTTGTGATTGGCTATGTGACTAGTCTGGAGTGAGTAGATCCCAAGATCAACTTTTCTTCCGTGGCACTGAGagagtaaaattattttgtgCTATTATATCACTGCCCCTGTTTTTAACATGTCTGGTCTACTGGTGAAAAGAACCAAAGTAAGCTGTGAATTATCAGTCACAAAAGATTATCTTTTCTCGAAAACCCCAAGACAGTATAGTTTTTTGGCCTGATACTTACAAAACAAGGTCAGCTGAATTGTCAGCATTCTCAGAGTtgacaaaattcttttttcagaGGTTATTTTGAGTCTAATGCTTGGGGGGAAATTCaaaactacagttgacccttaagcaacatgggtttgaacttcatgggtccacttatatatggattttcttccacctctgccactcttgagacagcaagaccaacctacccctcctcttcctcagcctaatCTACATGAAGATGGCtaggatgaagatctttatgatgatccacttccacttaataaatagtagcaaatacattttctcttatgattttttaataacatttttgtcTAGATTTATTGTAAGACTacagtatataaatacatatgacatacaaagtatgtgttaatcattgtttatattattggtaaggcttccagtcaacagtagacttattagtagttaagttttgggggagtcagaagttatacacagatttttgactgtCAGGGGGCTGTTGCCCCTAACTCCCacgttgttcaaaggtcaactatGTAAGAATATTCAGTAAGACACCAAGGTACTGTGATTtcttcaaaatgattttaaaagaaatgccaaGTTTCAATAGTTAGCACTTGAATGAACATTAATCTACACTGAGTATATTATACagattctttctaaaattttttaataataactatCAAAATTCGGCAGGGGAGCACTGCAAATATGTGATGATGATAGTCTTGAGGAAGTCACTATAGCTTGTacaattgttttcaaaattttaggaCAGAAACTTTTTGCCCTAAAATGTCATCAGTGACCCTGTTCCCTACCACCATCCAAAGTACAAACAGATTATAATCTTCTGGTTGAAGCTGAGCCCTTCTTTGGTACTTCTTTGCTCCCACTTCTGCCTTTAAGTCACCTTCAACGGAGCACTTCCAAGAGAGCAGAACCTAAACTGAGAAGACGGTATTGGGAAGCAAATTCTGgctaaatttggaaaacaattgtcaaaaattagaactagaaaaaaatggaattggtGGTCGTGATGTGTATGAACAAGTATTGAGAGCTACGTGCCTGCATTATGCCGGGAAGGAACCcaaggaaaaaatgagaatgtAAGCTCTCTTCCACAGACAGCTTGCACACTGGCAGATGAAGCCAACCACTCAATGGGCACCAGCCAATCAGGCCAGGAAGGGCTCCACAGCAGTGGCAAAGGGTGATGAGGGGAGCAGGAGCAACGAATttgttggggtgggggagtgggccTTGGGGAAAGGCTTCACAAAACAAGAGACATGTAATCAGACATCTACAAAGGATCAGTTTCTACGTGTAAgtgaagaaggaaggggaaatgtATTCTAAGCAGAGGTACCGTCACATCCAAAGGTCCATAAGCAAAAAAACAGTTACATGTTTTGGCAAACTGGAATTTCAGTGACTATATAAGGAGTCATTAGAGCTTAAGCTGGGAAGAAAAGAAGTCTCCTGTAAGCCAAGTTAAGGAACTTGGATTTGTCCTTAGGATGGTGAGAAGCCAgtagttttcttttagaaagaccACTTCCTAGAGGACCCAAACACTGCTCACAATTATCCAAACCTTTTGGCTTTATCTAGATTCTAGAATTTGACGAGATGGAGTTGAATGCCTGACAGTCAGAGTTGGAGGCTACAGAGAAAATGAGGAGGGCCCCTGAGAGAGTGGATCAGAGGGAGTTCAAGAAACCATGGACGAGTCCAGTGGGAAGTTTTCACTGTGACAGGGAGGGGTGGCTACAAGTCAGTATCCCCAAGAGCTCAGATTGAAGGATTTGTGCCTGATGAGTTGGGAAAACAAGATGAGGAAGTAGAGAGGCCACTCCTAAAACAATACCCCACTGTGTGCGCTGTGTAATTTGCAACACAAAACTTGAAGTTTGGGGGTGAGGGCAGGCAAGGCAAAATCAAAAGCAGAAAGATAAAGCAGGAGGCTGTCTTAGGGTCCTGGCAAGAGATATGGTTGGTCTGAGCCAGATCAGGGCAGTGAAGCAGGGGGAGCAGCAAAGGCAATGCTCGTGCCCACGTTTCTTGCTTGGGAGATCAAGTGGATGGTGGTATTGTTCACTGACATAGAGAATCCgggaggaggtggaaggagtAGATTGGTTGAAAACAGTTCAATTTTTGGTGTGTTGAATTTTAACCGATTAAACATCCCAATGGAGGTGACCAGCAGGGAGATATTTGAGTCGGGAGCTTAGGAGAGAGATCTGGGATGGAATAAATCACTTGCAGAGAGATTTAACTGAAGCTATGAGAATGAGTGATGCCCAGGAGAAAATGTAGCGTAGGAAGAAAATCTAGCAATGGATAAAGCCTACAAAGCACTAACatttaagaggaaaaagaacTAGGAAAGAACACAGGATAGACGGCCAGAAAATTAAGAGCAGGTACATGCGTGTGATGTCACAGTAGCAAAATGAAGGAGTGttgcaagaagagagaaaagttcAGCATCTGTCTTAGTTAAGGCAAATGAGAGCTAAAATGTCTCCCCTGGATGTACTCCTCTCTGACAGTGAGATACCCCAGCTCCCATTATTATATATCATATCCAATATGTGTAATATTGCCTAGCCACCCTTGCTGAGATCCAGGGAACTGAGGACTcagcaaaagaaaagagtaaagagAATCCCCAGGATGCTGGTGAGGAGAGAACCCAGGCTTACGGCTATACAAACAGCTAATCCAGATTGGAGCAGGCCAGAAGgcttcaagaagaaaaaattgatacAATACAAATCTGGTGGTACTGAGAGATACGTGCAACTAGGGGAAGTTGGGGGATAAGTTAGTGATAAGTACATAGAAAACTAAGCTACTGAGAAAATAAGACAGTTATTaactccaaagaaaataaaatgtagtgcAGTAAAGAAaaggtaattatattttttagcCAATATTCATTAAGCACCAAATTTGAGCCAGGCATGGTTTAAGCCCTTGGGAAAACAGAATCTTTGCTTCAGCAAAGCTGCATtctaatgggagaaaatagagaG from Eulemur rufifrons isolate Redbay chromosome 19, OSU_ERuf_1, whole genome shotgun sequence includes these protein-coding regions:
- the KRCC1 gene encoding lysine-rich coiled-coil protein 1 — its product is MKPKKTYDSFQDELEDYIKVQKARGLEPKTCFRKMREDCLETYGYKEEVDSRPMYRMLDQRLPSETVQTYPRSCNISPTMENRLPQWLPAHDSRLRLDSLSYCQFTRDYFSEQRVPLNFSQQEYNCGSYSVESGVHKHLSSGNSTSAYQASHTQIHQKRKRHPEEGREKPKEEQPKHKRKRSCEEIDLDKHKSIQRKETEVGKETVQVSTEKLKNRKEKKSRDVASKKEERKRRKEKKEQGKERTEEEMLWDQSILGF